The DNA segment GCGGCGGATAGACGCCCTTGCGCTGCATCACGTCGGGCCGGTTCACACCCGCTGCGGCGACTCGGATCAGCACCTCGCCCGGCTTCAGCACCGGCACGGGCCGCTCCACCAGGGTCAGCACCTCCGGGCCGCCATGTGCTTCGGGATCGATCGCCCGCATCATCGCCGGAATGTCGTTCATCGCCGTTTCCCCCACACCAAGCATCGGCAAATGCATGGGGCGGCCTTATTGACTTCGCACCCGCAGCGGTCAACGATGCGCCTCATGGATCTGGATGATATCCTTGGGTCCCGGCCCGACGATCCCTTGACCGCCTTGCTGCGAGAGGATCTCGATCGCCTGTCGGTGGCTGAGCTGGAGGCGCGGATCGCCGCGCTGGAGGGCGAAATCGCCCGCAGTCGCAAGAAGATCGACCATGCGGTGAATCATCGCGCCAGCGCGGACGCCCTGTTCAAGCGATGACCCGCGCAGCATCG comes from the Sphingomonas sp. OV641 genome and includes:
- a CDS encoding DUF1192 domain-containing protein, with amino-acid sequence MDLDDILGSRPDDPLTALLREDLDRLSVAELEARIAALEGEIARSRKKIDHAVNHRASADALFKR